The Acidaminococcus fermentans DSM 20731 sequence GCCTCAGTCCATCATCAAGGATGCCCAGGTTTCGGGCATTGGCATGGGGGTGGTGGGGATGCTGATCGTCTCCATGGGGACCACCATTGATTTTGCGGAACTGAAGCAGGAATGGAAAGTGGTGGTGACTTCCATCCTGTGTGTGGTGTTTGCGGTGGCAGCCATTATCCTGGTGGGCGGTTTTGTCATGGATCCCAAGATCGCCATTGCCGGATCCCCTATTTTTGCCGGGGGCAACGCGGCTACCCTGATCATGTTGGCGGCAGCCAAGGAGAAGGGTCTGGCCTATGTGGGGACCTTCTGCCTGGTACTGCTGGTGACCCAGAAGTTCTTCGGGATCCCCATCGCTTCGGTGGCGCTCCGGCATCTGGCCCGGCAGCTGCGGGAAGACGGAGAATTCGTCCGCCGGAACTGTGAAGCCAGTGAAGAGGCGGTACAGGCGGCCCGGAAAAAGCCTCTGGCCATGCCTTCGGTGTTGGACAAGCCGTCGGTGTACCTGGCCAAGCAGGGGCTGGTGGCCACCCTGTCTTTCTATGCAGCCAAACTTACCGGGGGCCATATCCATTACCTGGTGATGTGCCTGATCCTGGGAACGGTGTTCTATGCTCTGGGGTTCCTGGATAAGGGAATCCTGGGCAAGACCCAGTCCAGCGGGCTGATCATCTTTTTTGTGACCATCGTGATCTTTTCCAACCTGGGAGCCACCACGCCCCAGCAGGTGCTTTCGGTACTGCCGCCGCTTATCTGGTCGGCGGTGCTGGGGGTGGCCGGGCTCTGTGTGGCAGCGGCTCTCTGCAGCCGGCTGTTCCGTATGCCTTTTACCCTGGCGGTGTCTCTGGGGATTACCTGCACCTTCGGGTTCCCCACCACCATGCTGATTTCCCAGGAAGTGGCCACAGCCATGGGGGAAACGGAAGAACAGCGGAAGGCCCTGCTGAACTATCTGCTGCCCAAGATGCTGGTGGCCGGGTTCGTGACGGTGACCATCACCTCTGTGGTGCTGGCCGGGTTCGTGGTGAATATTTTGTAAAGGGAGCGGTATACATGGAAGCAACGGATGCACAGCTGAAGGAATATATTGAAGGAAAACGGCAGGAAATGCTGGATCTGTGGGCGGAAATCGTCAATACGGAAAGCGGTCCCAAACAGCTGGACGGGGTGAACCGGGTAGGGGACATCCTCCAGCGGGAGCTGGAAAAAGCCGGAGCCCGGGTGCGCCGGGTGAAGGTGGACCATGCCGGGGACCTGATCGTGGGGGACTGGAATCCGGGGTCTAAAGAGAAACCGGTGGTGTTCATGGGCCATATGGACACGGTGTTCCCGGCGGGAGAAGCGGCTAAAAATCCCTTCCGGGTGGATGAAGAGGGGAATGCCTACGGGCCGGGGGTGCTGGACATGAAGGCGGGGCTGGTGATCGGCCTGTATGCCCTGAAGGCGCTCCAGGCCATTGGCTGGAACCGGCGGCCCATCCGGTTCCTGGGGGTGCCGGACGAAGAAACCCTCCACATGTTTTCCAATGCCAAGCCCCTCATTGCCCGGGAAGCAGCCGGGGCAGCCGTGGTGCTGAATTTTGAACCGGGACCTGTAAGCGACAAGCTGGTGATTGGCCGGTACGGCGGCGGTCCGGTGTCCATTACGGTCCACGGGGTGGCGGCCCATTCGGGCAGTGATCCGGAAAAAGGACGGTCGGCGGTGCTGGAAGCAGCCCACAAGATTTTGAAACTGGAAGCGGCCAATGACATCCCCCGGGGAAAACTGATCAACTGCGGCGCTGTGGAAGGGGGCATCGGAGAGAATACCATCCCGGATTTCTGCAAAATCCGTATCGGCATCCGGTACCGGAACCAGGCCATCGGAGATGAAATTTTCGCCCTGCTGCGCCAGGTGACGGAGAAATGCACGGTGGAAGGGACATGGGCCGAACTGGATACCAGCCGGGTGATGCAGTGCATGGAAACCACGGAGGGAGTCCGGGCTCTGTACGGTCATGTGGCGGATACGGGAGAAGCCCTGGGCCTGGGGCGGATCGAAGGCATCCAGGTAGGGGGCCTGTCGGATGCCGGGATTTCGGCGGCGGCCGGGATCCCCACCCTGTGCGGCATGGGAGTCCGGGGAGAAGGGGCCCATACGGACCGGGAATTTGCCCAGGTGGAATCCCTGTATGAACGGTGCCTGCTGGCGGCCGCGGCGGTGCGGACCCTGTGAGGGGGCGGCCATGGACAGGAGAGTCATTGCCAATGTGATCCTGGGCTTCGGATGCATCGCCCTGCTCCAGGAGGAGTTTTTCCTGGGGGCCGGGCTGATCGCCCTGAGCTGTTTGGTGCGGAAGGAGTAACGGGCGGATCTGAGGTCTCAACAGGGATGTTGACCGGTCGTGGTATAATAAATATGTATCATAAATAATTACATTTCAAAGGAGACGAATGGAATGAAGGTATTACTGCTGAATGGCAGCCGTCGGGAAAAAGGCTGCACCTATACGGCCCTGTCCCTGGTGGCCAAAGAACTGGAAAAGGCCGGCATCGATACGGAAA is a genomic window containing:
- a CDS encoding M20 family metallopeptidase, whose translation is MEATDAQLKEYIEGKRQEMLDLWAEIVNTESGPKQLDGVNRVGDILQRELEKAGARVRRVKVDHAGDLIVGDWNPGSKEKPVVFMGHMDTVFPAGEAAKNPFRVDEEGNAYGPGVLDMKAGLVIGLYALKALQAIGWNRRPIRFLGVPDEETLHMFSNAKPLIAREAAGAAVVLNFEPGPVSDKLVIGRYGGGPVSITVHGVAAHSGSDPEKGRSAVLEAAHKILKLEAANDIPRGKLINCGAVEGGIGENTIPDFCKIRIGIRYRNQAIGDEIFALLRQVTEKCTVEGTWAELDTSRVMQCMETTEGVRALYGHVADTGEALGLGRIEGIQVGGLSDAGISAAAGIPTLCGMGVRGEGAHTDREFAQVESLYERCLLAAAAVRTL